Part of the Micropterus dolomieu isolate WLL.071019.BEF.003 ecotype Adirondacks linkage group LG17, ASM2129224v1, whole genome shotgun sequence genome is shown below.
caaacaaaggcgagtcgcaCCAAAgggctcagactagcttggtttgagggcgtgcctgaccccgctagccgcttggcaagcttcatgacgcgttttcattgtgaggtcacaagtaaaggaagtgaagggctggactacaaacgagctgttttcaagcggttcagagttttctgtgggagatgggaactccctttgggctggactttgggctttttcactttgcaaacctgttacttgcataaaaaagatatataactcaataaaggagagggaaaagacaaaaagcagaataccacctctttaaccattttttgaagctttggccatgtttaacatgaacatccaacataaCATtatagataagtcataaaatgtggaaaagcataaaaggtctcctttaacacaacgctgtcaatgttggAGACCCACCTTTAAAAAAGTTATGAGTATAGCTATGTTAAcattagaatacagctgggttgtcgaggttagTACACTGTACATAAGTAGCTGCTTTTCAATATCGATTGCACGACCCACCCTCACACGGCGCCACAGTTACACGGTAACACTGCACTGTGCATTTACAAatgtttctggtggtttctcTTGAAGCTAATTAGCCTgtttcttccatgctggcatttcactggCATGCTGCAACGTAACACCGCCCCGTGGCGATCAGATCGCCTATCTgtgatctcaagtagccatgatTAGACGATATGAAAACAGAGAAGATCGCCTAGCCCTAGTTAGCGGTGGGGTTTCTATGTTCCACTGCTCCATTGAGTTTCTTCTTTGTTGGTGTAGGCCTCTACAAACAATAGCGACTGAAAGTGAGCGGATCATGTTGGAGCCGATTGATGTCGAAGAGCAGATACTTTTAGTGAACTTACAAAAACGCTAAAACGAGAGAAGGCGTCGGAGGAGATGGTATTTACAGTACGACCCTGGTATTTACTATTTAGGACAAGCTGGTAATATGTAGGAGGAAATATGATGCTACCAAGgcaaccaatcacagttcttgagGTCGGCATGTAGTTATATTACATGATGTACCTACAGCATAGATTTGACAAAGAAGTATTTATTATagtaaagtataaataaattttactttacttttctgTCCAGATCACAATACTAACAAGAGGATGAAGTGAAACAGAATTAATGCATTATGCATTGATTGCTACCTGGTTGTCGATGCACCTGAACTGCCAGGTCCAGCGTGTATTATAGAGGAAAGGTCGGAGGTCAAAGCGGTTGTCATCAGGACTGTAGCTCTCCGCGTGGTAGGACGGCGTCACTGTGGTCATCTTGTGGCGGTTCACGGAGTACATCTGGAAGAAGTGCTTCACCTTCTGGGCCAcctgaaaaaacacaacaatacacTGTCTTTTTTATTGAAGGTTTTGATTGCAGCTGCTAATTGCACAATATTCATATCAGTGTTcaacagacacattttcaatTATAGACACCAATTTGACAAACTGTGGAAAATGCCCAagtagggctgtgcgatatgacaatATCTATGGTTTACAATTATGCCCTATCGTTGATTTCTTTGTGTCACCGTAATATTTTGGTGAGGGACGGCGCTATGCACcacggtgaagttagttttccACGTGTTGCTGAGAagaaatttattaaatataatggACGAGCCACACAACAGTATCCTGCAGtgccagccatgatgtgtgtgtcagtcaggtaGCGTTAAAtaacttgcccacagacatacAGGTTACTTTATAGTTCaacaagacatgctgttgttgtgatgttagctgtagcAGCGGGAGATGTGGAGCTGTGAATGTCGCTGTCTGGAGCCGCTGTGCTGTCTCGTCCTCTcgtgttagctttgcagcattgtgcatatcgcacagccctatgCCCAAATGTAATCTGTCTGAACTGTTAATTTTGTAATGACAAGTGTTTTTCTCAAATTTACTAAGCTGTAGCTAATTAATATTGATTTTGTGGGTTGGCTAAACATCAATAAAGAAACACTTGGTTGTTGTTGTCGATTAATTTGCTCTGCATGTCAATGTCACCAGTCGTTCCTAAAAATAGTGGGCTGTGTCTTTCAGCTGTTCAGACACATCAACAGGGTTGTGGTTCTTGCTCAAGATAAATGATCAGACTAGTTGCTAGCAGGTAGTTTGTTAGTTATTATGAGAAATTATGAGATTTGACAAAGCGCATCATATCATCATTTTAAGCGCCACACCTTGAAAGCTCTGAATCTGAATGTCAGAATTTAGAGCTGTTAAGGAGCTCATCCTGACAGTCTGTGAAACCTTAACATCAGCTCAAGCATGAGTGCAGAACTGTTAACGGTTTTATTAGGGGTTTTACCTATGGAAGCCCGGAGGAGGCAAGTAGGAAAAAAATATGCTGGTGATCCAGTTTGATCTACATTGTTTTCTTCCTGTGTTTATGACTTCAGATAGCCAGCATAATCTTTCTTTTACACCACATCTTTTAAATCGTGCTTCTCTCCTCTCAAGATCAGTTCAGAAATGACACAGCTATAGCATCCACACTGAAAATGTCTGCTCTGCATTTTTCTGTGGctgaatttatttaaaacattatcCCTTGACTGGATGATACACTGTCCCAAAGCCAAGGACTAGCAGTAAAATGCGAACGAGTGAACTGACCTCTGTGGCTGAGAGCGCATCCTTCCACACGTGAATGAGTTTACAGAACATACTGAAGGGGCCACACTTGGAGATCTTCCTCAGGCGTCCAATCACAGACAGTTCAGAGTAGGTCATTCCCATGTCTGCCTGAGTAGGGAcgtgtggtggtggttggagaaagttgaaaaaaaatggGAAAAGGAGGATGAGAAAAAGCAATTGCCGGGCTATGATCCCATGTACAGGGTaactgagctttttttttttacattcatttagctgacacttttatccaaagcaacttacaattgctatttatcagaggttgcacgcctctggagcaactaggggttaagtgtcttatccattgggccatcatcaccaccccagTTGCATTCCTGTTAAGTAATTTACTAGCTCTAATATGATTGCttggttctttttttttattataactcTATTAAAAAGGTCTACAGATATATTTCCATTTCTTACCTCATCTGTTTGTGAAACCTGTCCGTCTGTCAGTGGCTCCAGTTCAGCTGTGGGCGGAGCGGCCAGGATGCTGTGGAGGgaaaccaaaaccacaaaaaatGCTCTGTTTGCAAACGTTTTAAATCCAATCAGTTTTTGGTGCGACCATCCTTTGCTGTCCAAACAGCATCTGCTAAGCCTGATTAATATGATCAATTCgactgatttgtgtgtgtgtgtgtttgagagtgtgtaATTTTAATCCTTCCACCTTTCAGGgaaggctgtggctcaggagatagagcgggttgcccgttaatcagaaggtcagcagttcaatccctgattcctccaggctgcatgtccaAGTGTCCTTGGACAAgttggctgttccgccagtgcatgaatgtgaatggtgaatgcagatgtagtgtaaaagcgctttgagtggttggaaagactagaaaggcgctatacaaatacggagcatttacatttgaggTGTCTGTGTTCTCAGTACTAACACATTAATTACTCAACAGATCAATCTTCCTAAAAGTCTGTCAGCTGACCTTACCCTCTCAGAGTGGTGAGCTGGAACTGCTCAGCACAGTAAAGCAGAAAGCTCTTCAGGTCTGTCTTGCTGATGCCTCCTATTGGGTTGATGTCAGCACTGGAGCAGTCATACTTTGTGAAATACCCTGTCAAACTGAACAGGAACAGTTGATAAATGGGAGCAAAGTTAAGATGTTaggaagaaaaaatatttttctttcagtaGTTGCACTTCTTCAGCTACTCTAACAGTGTTTTGTGAGTGTGGTTTTGCCAGTGAACAGAGTAGATATTGTCTTTGCTGAATAGCCTCCTTATACCAAACATGAACATTTGTTACCAGGCATTCAACTGAAAGcagcagtggagtaaaaagctTAAGGGACCGTGATGCTGGGGGCATGTTGTTTCAGGCACTGGTGAGTCAATGAAAGACAATACAAGAGAAACAGAAACCTTCAAACTCAGAGATTTGGGCTGTCAACCTCTAGTctccagtcagtcagtccaAAAGTGTACACAGTGTAATTATTTTCTGGTAATACCTCTCATCTACGTTGGCTGAGCCCAGCACCAGCAATCCACCTGGCTTACCCCGGGCCCACAGACTCAGCTGGGCAAACAGGTAGGCCAGGACCATCCTGACCCGAgcctgtgaacacacacacacacacacacactctaagtGAATACATAGCACCCTAAGGCCAGATTCTATGACAATAGATACATGCTTCTATCACTACTGGACATAACCCTGCTTGCACTTGTGCGGTACCACATACCTTTAGTCTAAGCCTGTGTACTACATGTGCTCCACCTCAGTCTCACCTTGTGTATAAAATTAGATAAAACCAGACAACCAGCTCCCCAAACACGTCCAATCCTTTTTCCCAGGGTTCCCTGACTGCACAAACAGCGGGTCTCTATCAGGCTCCTGCTTGAATCTTCTAAATCGTAACCCGTGGCGAAAACAGAAGCACCCAAAATGTCCAAATATCCATCTTTTGCTTCTCAGATTGAGGAAGGCAAGCACAGTCAGGGCAAGAGGCTTGATGAGTGAGGGCCAAGCCGACATGCACAGTCCAAAGCAGGACTCAGAACTCAAACAGTGTGAGAGCGAGGTGGGGCCCACGCAAAATAGAACTACAAAATGCTCACAGTGGTGTTACTGAAGCATCGGTGTGAAGACTGTGGTTAAACTGTCAGAATATGTTTGTgtagaaacaaaaaagaactcaaagaataaagaaaaggaagagaggacGTGGTCATGGTGATTAAACCCTGATGATGACAGACAAGTGTCTAACCTGTACATTCTGCAGAGCCAGGTTTTCTCTGTGGCTTCCTCCATTGGCGCGAAACTGAGGCCACTTTCCAGTAACCACAGAGAAGATACCCAGAATGCCTTTCACTGCCATGTCTATGTTAATATTCATGTGTGTGCTGCAAACCAAGAGATAAATGACAAAGGATGAAAACATTATTAATCCCAAAGCAACTGAAAGGAGAATATCTCtagagaaaataaacatttctgtgtttATCCACACAACTCTGAACCGACAGAACAAGTCAAACAGATATTCCACATTCATCCATGATCAGGCAGGTCTGATGCTAATAGTGACATTAGAAGCCACTTCATTCTTGGCCattattaaagttttatttgacACAATCTGAGTAACAATTAAaaagtttttgtcttttgacaCATCATTCTCAAACACATCCTTTATGTGCTCCTCATAGCATCTTACCTGCCGATCTGATTGGCCAGATCTTTGGCCCTGCTGCATGTGTCCCCTGAGGAGTTTTCGCTGGCCATGTAGCAGGTGGTGAAGATGTGACCGCACAGCTCCTTTGGGTGCTGAGGACGGTAGGAGTCATCCCCTACCACTCTGCGAACATCCTCCAGTACCTGGCTGTCTGAGAGATGGATCAGAAAGCTGCAGCTACAATCTTAACTAAAACCAGAAAATGGAATCATAACACTGACTTTGGCTtcccttcactggctccctATCCATGTCAGACTTGACTGTAAGGTGCTTCTGATGACCTACACCTTTTCACCTTAACCTTAAGTTAGCTGTTTTTTCTTGATTACTTTGTGCCTGTTTACTGTAaacttataaaaaaaaaacttctgcaTCTCTGTTTGTGTCCCACAAGCACAGCTGTGTACctacctctctccctctctctctctagtttCTGCTGCTTGTTGGCCTCTCTGTTCAGGACCATCTGGATCAACTTTGTCATCATGACTGTACACAATTTTGTTATGTTGGTCTAATCTGTACACACAACATCTgattttttgtctgtctgtccatcctcTGTTGGTCTTCCTGAGgtttcttcccttttttcccTGTTAAAGGGTTTTTAGGAAGTTTTTCCTTATCTGAATGGAGCTTCTAAGGGCAGAGGGCGTCacatgctgtacagattgtaaaacaAATTTGTGATAGtgggctgtataaataaaactgacttgactttaGAGACGAAGATGAATGATTGATTTAGagtgaagagagacaggaaagaatcactgatgtgtttttaacagtgtttggacaacaatggatctctatggctcagaggaagaagatctTTCAGGCGGCGATACACAAACAGTACTTAGTGGTTAGTAGAAACATTCACTGTTGGGCCTGAACATGCAATATGTTGAGAATATGGAAAATACAGAATATTACCAGCCTTATTCCTGTGTGAATATTCACATTGAGACAATATGCGTTTAGAATAAACTGACATGAAAGCAAACTGAATCATACTCACTGCCGTCCTCTACAGCCTGGCAGAGCAGCACACACATAGAGTGGACAATACAGGCAGTGGAGGAGCTGTCGACGCCCCCGCTCAGAGGCAACAGAAAACCAGCCTGGGACCCAAATAAGAACCATCACAAAGTCAAAatctaattatttattttaaggtcAAATaatcctccacacacacacacacacacacacacacacacacacacacacacacacacagtacaacagCACTACGTCCTCACCTGTCCACTTCTCCTCAGGTAGTCCCACAGCCAGCAGGCCGGCCCTAGACTGAACAACACACATGTTTCATTACCTGGACCTTTTCAAAAGTTAAAAGATGATACTAGTTTTCTGAAGAAATACATATTTTGtaccaaaataaatgtttttagtacCTGATCTCTTCTTCAGGAGTACGAAAGTGCCATGTTATTGGTTGGTGAGTTGGGAGGTAGATATCATCACCACTGGATAAAGAGAAGTCAACTTTGACCCTGTGGCAAGGTTTGGGTTCACTTTCCTACAACACAGTATGAGAGTGAGAGGAAATGGAGAGTACAAAACCATCACTAACAGTGTTTAGGAAATGAGCAAAGGTTTTCTGCTGCAGAAATCTGTCACTTGTAACTGAGCTATCTGCGACTTAACCAACTAAAGAAATGCtagaaagtaaagaaaatataaatgtattaagAACTTTAAGTATGATTACATGCCAAGCCTCAAGTCAGCTTAAAGCATGACTTGAGGCTTGGCCTCTAATGGCAAAGATCTGACACGACCCCACCTCACGCTCACTGGTCTGTAAAGACAGAGGCATCTATATCGACTATACATGAGACCTCATCACGAGTTGTTGTTCTAGTCTCATTTGCTGTACAAATGCCTACACCTCACACACTACACAACCAAGGCTTTTCAACACATTACAGTCAACTTCCATTATGTTTTCCAAGGGGATCACAGGCTCACAGGCCACAgaataaacagtaaaaataaaaagatagaaATGTCAGCTTACCAATGGAGCAAACATATTTAAAGAAGATACTTGTTATTCAGTTGGTTGCAGTCTACAGCATccccactagatgccactaaatcctacacactggtcctttaaAGCTACGTCTTTGATTTGTTTTGGCCATCTAGGGGCAGAGCACAGATACGTCTCCTCTGCCATGTTATTAAGAGGTTGGCAGatgctatttacacatccagcagacacagagcaacattcatttggagttatGCTTCTCTCCAACTGACAAATGTGCTATATTCACTTTTGGTCTCcagctcctgagaaaaatatccgGGTTTTAGCTTGCTACATGTTTCTTTAGCAGCTAGCAGCTAATTTGctgcctgctgtttggtgctagGCAGGAAGCATACAGTGAGTTTATCTAAACCTTTATTGCTAAAAACAGCTTCCTGCTGTAAAACGCTTTGTTAGCGggctggaaaaccaaaacaatgagcggAAAGCACTAAAATGCTTCTTGTCAATACTTAATACCAACTCCTTACTAATTAAAGCGGCATTTATTGCAGAACAGGCAGCAACATCTGACATattcaccttataaagttgatatggtgaacgTCTTAGCAAACAggtgcttatttacacatccagcagacacagagcaacaataagagctatgagataactgttgttgttaattggcgcatttaaataaaactgaattgaattatcattcatttgcatccacctgatgaatgtaagtccaactGTCACTCTCTGTTAGCTCTGGTTTTGGTCTCTCCCAGctcctgaaggaaatatctgtctctaagtgctccactgtgttcaccggctagtctctgtgtctgtctgctgaatGTACAGTGGCTTTTTGCAGCTTAAAGCATGACTTGATTGGTGACTCAAGACAAGCAGACTTGCTCGCTGCTCTGTAAAGAGACCGGCATCTAATCATAAGACCTCATCATGAGTTTTTGTTCTAGTCTCATTAGCTGTAATGTGTGACATACAAATGCCTGTCCTGCTATTTTCACCCAGTGTCATTAAAGACATACAGTACTTTCACTCAACTGTAACCATAGCTACACCTCACATTCTATCCAACCAAGGCTTTTCAACACATTACCTACAACTTCCATTATGTTTACATAGAACATTACAGGGTCACATaataactgtataaaaaaagagTTATCTTTGTACCCACATAAGACTTATTGTTCAGATTTAGATATGTCAGATTACCAAtggccccgcgaccctgtacacaggaaaagcggttgacgatggatataTGGATGGGAGATTACCAATGGTACAAACTACAGTTagagtacagctgaggctggtaGGAATCAGTTTTTCAGCTATTTTGACccaaaccaaagtattggataaacaaaaaaatttgaCCAGgtaatttgtgagctttagaggtgatGGCAGGCAATAATAAGCAAACGCAATAGAAAAAGCAATAGGCTCTGCTCTTGATATGAGGAATTTTGAAGGTTGGAAGGTGGTGTCTCTCACCATGATTGGCTGGCATATTTCTCCTCTGTAGCTCCGCACATCCTCAAGGTCAAGAGTGGCTGTAATCACTtcctacaacacacacacacacacacacacacacacacacacagtctggaTCTCTTGTGACTCAGGCATGTTGTCTGCCCTGCAACATTTACCCAatacacctgcacacacaggaAACCTCTACACACAAAAAGGAATTCATGTTTTCACACTGCAGCGCACAACTGATCTggcaaaattattttttgtccACACCTATAATAATGTCACTTCACATCAACATCAATGTCACATCAACTACATAGACACATTTGCAGGTGCGTTGTGACCAGGGTCTAGGTTTTTCTCCCATACATACCACATCATCAAGGGAGAACTGTGCACCTTGTGCCACAATGTCTCCGTTGATGGCCACCATGGCACAGCCGTCATAGTAGATCCGGTCTCCATCACAGCCCCTCTGGTTGGAATACAGGTAGATACCTCCACTCTGgaacaacaccaacaacacactGAACGCAGTGCTGATTTTAGTAATACatgtacagaaaataaataggATGTTATGATTCTATTCCATCCTATGTGTGTGATACAACACTGCCCTCTAGTGAGCTCTGCTTTGCATTGTCTGTGCAATTACAGATTAGTAACAAATGAACCCAAAACCAACATAAAGTGTCTTGATAAAGTGCTCCAGACCAGTATTTAGTAACATGCGTTTGTACCAAGCATAACCAcaacattttcatgtttctaCGTGAACAGACAAGAAATGTTTAAAGGACTCCTGGTTCGAGGATACCTTTGTGGTGGCTGACTTTACCAGGTTGACTCTTTCATCAGCTTTACGGAGCTCGTGGTGGCTAGCAGACGAATTAGTGAAGATCTCAACCCCGTCCAGACCCATCTGAATATGGGGGCTGAGGAAAAGAGTGAACGTTCAGTCATCAGGAGTTGTTTCAGACAGTTTACAGAAAACTACACCATCCATAAAATCCAGAAGGTTCTCTACCTTCTGGGGTTCCAGAGCTCGGCACATATCTCAGTTCCAATACAGGTGTCCTTTGTGGATAGCACACAGTAACCAAATGGGACTGTATCCTGatgaacacaaagaaaaaactcCCACCATCTGTTTCAAGGGTGGAAAAACGGCCTAGGTCGACTTTTAGCTAAACAGAGAGGATCACAGAGTTTTTTGTACCTGCCCTGTTACCTCCTGGATCATTCTGGGCAAGAAATACTCCTCCACTTGCCTTGAAGAAAGAggcagaaaacaacaacagtacaTTCACTACCATCCATGTCATTTtcaaaagtgaaatgaaatcaCTTCAGTGGTACACAAAACTGCATCTCAGTGGAAGGTACAAGGTGGCCTCATAAATCACTGccagcattttggcaaataTGTTAATGTAGATTTGCTCATACActacaatcatggggaagagtGTTACCTTTTAACAACTATAATATGGGCATGGGGAGTACTACTCAGCCTTCATAGGCTCTGCTAAACTTCAAACATCCGTCTCTTAATACATTGCTGGAGTACTCTTTTAAGGCCTATGGGCAAACAGACTCATTTAGATAGTTTAGAGTTTTAGTTTAGAGTTTAATATCATAATAGCCCTAATAcactaaca
Proteins encoded:
- the nadsyn1 gene encoding glutamine-dependent NAD(+) synthetase — its product is MGRKVTLATCSVNQWALDFEGNLERILKSIEIAKAHGAKYRLGPELEICGYGCADHFYESDTLLHSFQVLRKLLESPITQDIICDVGMPIMHHNVRYNCRVLFLNRKILLIRPKMLMANYGNYREMHWFSPWNQLRQVEEYFLPRMIQEVTGQDTVPFGYCVLSTKDTCIGTEICAELWNPRSPHIQMGLDGVEIFTNSSASHHELRKADERVNLVKSATTKSGGIYLYSNQRGCDGDRIYYDGCAMVAINGDIVAQGAQFSLDDVEVITATLDLEDVRSYRGEICQPIMESEPKPCHRVKVDFSLSSGDDIYLPTHQPITWHFRTPEEEISLGPACWLWDYLRRSGQAGFLLPLSGGVDSSSTACIVHSMCVLLCQAVEDGNSQVLEDVRRVVGDDSYRPQHPKELCGHIFTTCYMASENSSGDTCSRAKDLANQIGSTHMNINIDMAVKGILGIFSVVTGKWPQFRANGGSHRENLALQNVQARVRMVLAYLFAQLSLWARGKPGGLLVLGSANVDESLTGYFTKYDCSSADINPIGGISKTDLKSFLLYCAEQFQLTTLRGILAAPPTAELEPLTDGQVSQTDEADMGMTYSELSVIGRLRKISKCGPFSMFCKLIHVWKDALSATEVAQKVKHFFQMYSVNRHKMTTVTPSYHAESYSPDDNRFDLRPFLYNTRWTWQFRCIDNQ